The DNA window ATTGTAAGGCATGGAAGATCGAGGCATAAGACTCACCACGAATATGAAGAATTATCTTGTGTGAGGACTAGTGACTGCAGCCAGAGTTTCAGCCCGAACCTAGGCTCTCCCAGCCCACCCGAAACCCCTAACTCGTGTCATTGCATTTCTCAAATCGGACAGTATCTATTGTTGGAGCCATTAGAGGGTGACCACGTTCTTGGGGCAGTGCATTTGCATAGCGGCGAGGAGCTCATTTGTAAggtaaaaaaaataacaattacCAATACCTTGATCAATGAAACGCCATTTGGTTCAACATCAATTATGTGCGCGCGTGCAGCATAACACAATACACTAGTGCAAATGCATGAACGTGCAGTCTCTTTGTTAATGTGAAAATAGTGCCAGAAATGCGAGCTTTCCTTTAAAGAAATAAGTATATTTCTGAAATTTAAACAGCAGTTGTTCTTTCATTTGCCAATAGTTCAGTTTCGGTTTAATTTGTCTCTGAAGCTACGGAGTAAGAAAACTTAATATAAAGACCGCTGTATTGGATGCAGGGTTTTAGCCTTGAGTTTTTTTGTAGCAGAACAATCAATAGGTTGAATCACTGTGTTACTTTTCGGAGTGGCGGGGAAAGGTGCGCAACTTAATTTGTTTTGTTTCCACAGGTATTCGATATTGGTCGATATCAAGAAACATTAGCAGCATATTTTTGTTTGTCTGCACATGAAGGCATCAATCAGATAACTGAAATTCTTCTAGGGGAACAAAGATCGTACGTTTTCTTTGAAAAGAGCCATGGGGATATGCACTCATTTGTTCGCACTTGCAAAAGGCTCAAAGAGGATGAAGCAGCAAGATTATTCTACCAGATAACGTCTGCTGTAGCGCACTGCCACGATAATGGCGTGGTACTGCGAGATCTCAAATTAAGGAAATTTGTATTTAAAGACGAAGAACGGTGAGATTTAACAATTGTCGTGTTAATCTGCCAGATGTAAACGCAAATAATTTTATACATTATAATTGTTAGGCCGCAGAGGTGTAAGAAAGGACGCGCTATAATTTGTTTAAAAGTATTACACTCCTCCTCCAATGATATCCCTTGTCAATGACGTTTACTTCGCTtgataaatatttaaagcaaCTCTGTATTACGTTGCAGACGAAGATTTGGGCAATTGATTTAAGTTTGTAACTCTACCAAATATCCacttttaaaaacaaaaacaCGGTTAatcattgtcccagaaactggcAGTATGTTTTAGGCTTCACGAGATTATGTTTTACTTGTCATATTTAAAGGGTATTTCCTCAATGTAATTCACTTATTTTAAGTTTATATTTGCCTTCCccttaaaataaaacagaagattGATATCTACGGTGCTTTTTCTTGGAGCACGGCACTCTGgcgcatttttttttactggactCTGAATACTGCAGTTTAAGTTGGAGCTGACTGTGTGTTGTGTTGCTAGAGGAGCAAACTAGGGTATCACAACCGCAGACGTAGATGGGCTGCCTTGCTGCAAGATACTGTATGTCCTTCCCACGCAGTGATACCTAGGTCATAAACTCTAGTGGGCTAGTGGCGGAAGGAGATGGCTTTGTAGCTGGTGCAGTGGAACAATTAAACAAAAAGACTGCGCCTATTTTGTGTATTTGCAGTGACCCACGTGCTATTGCATTGTGTATTGGAGTTTGCATATTACATGCAGATAAAGACATGGTTTACCCGAGGGTACAAGACTAATATTCTCACGCTTTGAATATCTTAATTTATTGCCTTctctctttccagcaattctttAGATTAACACAACTTAAGCTGAAACTTGAGGCGACATTGCTGTTTAGTCTGGGAGGAAGAGGAAGGGGTAGGCGTTGAGGGTTTAGTAGGAACACGCTTTGGTGCGCCACATCCCACACCAATATACAGGTATAGCCCCCGGCACCTGTGTCCGCAGGGGAAAATGTTCACAGTCGCTAATTGCCCGTCCACTGATAGAAAAATGGGAGGGCAGTTCTAATGTTTAAACGCCGAATGTGAATGCACACCATATTATGGAAGGCGATTTTAGTTAGCAGTATTATATGCTATTTTGAAAACTCAAATCTTTGACCCGTGGGTTGCATCATGCGCTTTTGCTTAACCACAAGCATTTGAGGTTTGCTGTGTGCCGGGACGCTCCTGTGCATGGGATAGTACAAGCACCTGGCGAAGCCCGCAACGGGTGAGACCCCCATTCCCGTGACCAGGAATAATTACGTCGAGCTCTGGGAGGCGGTGTGGTGAAGTAGGCTGACCCGGTGGCAAGTTCCTCGTGTCTCTATGGCGACGAAAATGCATTTCCGGCATATTGCTCTGTGGTCTCATTCACAAAGCAATGGGAAGGTATTGGCAGTGGTAGTTTCCTTTTCACTCGCCAAACAGctgttttt is part of the Hemitrygon akajei chromosome 9, sHemAka1.3, whole genome shotgun sequence genome and encodes:
- the trib2 gene encoding tribbles homolog 2 isoform X1; the protein is MSIQRSSPITIVRHGRSRHKTHHEYEELSCVRTSDCSQSFSPNLGSPSPPETPNSCHCISQIGQYLLLEPLEGDHVLGAVHLHSGEELICKVFDIGRYQETLAAYFCLSAHEGINQITEILLGEQRSYVFFEKSHGDMHSFVRTCKRLKEDEAARLFYQITSAVAHCHDNGVVLRDLKLRKFVFKDEERTQVKLESLEDAYILNGEDDALSDKHGCPAYVSPEILNTNGSYSGKAADVWSLGVMLYTMLVGRYPFHDVEPGSLFSKIRRGQFNIPETLSPRAKCLIRSILRREPLERLTSREILDHPWFASDFSASSSGYGANEKEAVDQLVPDVNMDVELDPFFN